ACTCGATGAAGAACTGGCCCGCGCCGAGGCGGCCGGCGCCCGGCTGATCGTGCTGGGCGACCCGGATTATCCCGCCCTGCTGAAACAAATCGACGCCGCCCCGCCGGTTCTGTGGACCCTTGGGCCGCTCAAACCGCGAAAGAAGGCCATCGGCATTGTTGGTGCGCGCAATGCCTCCGCTGCCGGGCAAAAGATCGCCCAAACCCTTGCCCACGAACTCGCAGAGGCCGGCTTTCATGTCATTTCCGGCCTGGCGCGCGGCGTCGATACGCGAGCGCACGAAATGTCACTGAAAAGCGGCACGGTCGCCGTGCTGGGCGGCGGCGTGGACGATATCTATCCGCCGGACAATCGCGGCCTGTACGAGCAGATCCGCGCCCATGGCCTGCTGGTCTCGGAAAGCCCGGTTGGGCATCGCGCCACGGCTTCGGACTTTCCCCGCCGCAACCGCATCATTTCCGGCCTGTCGCTCGGCACCATCGTGGTCGAGGCCGAACTGCGCTCCGGCTCGCTGATCACCGCCCGCCTGGCCGCCGAACAGAACCGCGAGGTCTTTGCTGTCCCCGGTTCGCCGCTCGATCCACGCTGTCGCGGCACCAACGACCTGCTGCGCCAGGGCGCCAACCTGTGCGAAGGTGCCGAGGATGTCATCCGCGTTCTGGAGACCCAGATGGGCTTCAATGCCCCCGAAGCCAGTGCTTCCGACTCCACCTTGCCGGAAATCACCTTCCAGCCGCAAAATGAAGATGATATCGCCCGCGTCAGCCGCAGCCTGCTCGATCTGGTTAGCGAAACGCCGGTCCACCGTGACGACCTGCTGCGCTTATGCGGCGCGCAGACCTGGATCGGCCTGGCCGCGCTCAGCGAACTGGAGGTGGCCGGACGGTTTACAGTCAGCGATGGCGGCTTTTACAGCCGTTCCTGACTGCACCCGGCATCCAGGCCATTTGAAACATTTCCCTCATTAGGCGAAACATTCCCGCTGACATGTGCAGCTGTGAGGGCCCGTCGGAGATCATGCCCCAGCGCAGCGCAACCGGCGCGCTCGGCCATCTGCGCCAGTTCCTGGGCGATTTCATTGATATATTCCAGCACATCGCTTTGTTGATGCACCAGACTGGCGGCGCTATTATCCAAAGGCACAGACATGTAAATACTCCCCGCGATTACATGGTTAACATGTATCACTGATTGTATTTAAAAAACTATCAATTTTAGATTGCGTTCTGAAATATTTTATTAGCGTTGACAGAAAACAATTCGCTCAGCATGTATGCCGCCTGTTCCTTGAGCATCCGGCCGGCCGCGGCACTTGATTATTCGGCGCGGCATCTGATCTAAGGGCTGCGTTTGTCGTCCCCATTCCTTTGTCCGCAAGCCCCTTCGCGGACACGATTTTCGCCTGACAAGAGATTTTATGACCGTTGTTATCGTAGAAAGCCCGGCCAAGGCCAAGACCATCAACAAGTATCTTGGCAAAGGTTTCACCGTTCTGGCCAGCTTTGGCCACATCCGCGACCTGCCTTCCAAGGATGGATCGGTCAAGCCGGACGATGACTTCGCCATGACCTGGGAGGTCGATCCGAAGTCCTCGAAACGACTCAACGATATCGCGGATGCCATAAAGACCTCCGACCGCGTTATCCTGGCCACCGACCCGGATCGGGAAGGGGAAGCGATCTCGTGGCATGTGCTGGAAGTGCTCAACAAGAAAAAGGGCCTGATGAAGGACAAGCAGGTCCAGCGCGTCACCTTCAATGCCATCACCCAATCCGCCGTCCAGACCGCCATGGCCGCCCCGCGCGATATCGACATGGAACTGGTCGATGCCTATCTCGCCCGCCGGGCGCTCGATTATCTTGTTGGTTTCACCCTGTCGCCCGTGCTGTGGCGCAAGCTGCCGGGCGCCCGTTCGGCCGGCCGCGTGCAGTCTGTGGCGCTGAAGATCGTCGTTGACCGCGAAATCGAGATCGAGAAGTTCAAGACCGAGGAATACTGGACGGTCGATGCCGAGGTTTCGGCCAATTCGCCGCCCTTCAATGCCAAGCTGTTCACCTATAACGGCAAGCGTCTGGGCAAGTTCGACCTGCCGAATGAAACGGCGGCCTTTGCGGCGCGCGATCTGGTGAAGCGCTCGCAGTTCACCATCACCGAAGTCGATCAGAAGCCGGGCAAGAAGTCGCCGCCCCCGCCCTTCACGACCTCAACCCTGCAACAGGAAGCCGCGCGCAAGCTCGGTTTCTCGGCGTCGCGCACCATGCAGACGGCGCAAAAGCTCTATGAAGGCGTCGATATCGGCGGCGAGACCGTCGGTCTGATCACCTATATGCGGACCGACGGCGTCTATGTCGAACCCGGCGCCATCAACGAGATGCGCAAGGTGATCGGCGAGCGTTACGGCGCACCTTACGTGCCCGAAAGCCCGCGCCTCTACAAGGCCAAGGCCAAGAACGCCCAGGAAGCCCACGAAGCCATCCGCCCGACCTCCGCCTTCCGTCGCCCGGAAACCCTACGCCTCGAAGGCGATCAGGCGCGCCTATATGAGCTGATCTGGAAGCGTACCCTGGCCTCCCAGATGGAGCAGGCGCGTGTCGAAAACACCACGATCAACCTCTTCACCGCCGACAAGCAGACGAGCCTTCGCGCCACCGGCCAGGTCGTGACCTTCGATGGCTTCATGGCCGTCTATGAAGAAGGCAAGGATGACAGCGACGATGATGAGGGCGGCCGCCTGCCCGCCGTCCAGGCCGGCACGATCGCCGATGTCCATACGTCCAAGGCCGACCAGCACTTCACCGAGCCGCCCCCGCGCTATTCGGAAGCCACCCTGGTCAAGAAGCTGGAAGAACTCGGCATTGGCCGCCCGTCGACCTATGCCTCCATCCTGACTGTGTTGCGCGACCGCGCCTATGTCCGCATGGACAAGAACCGCTTCATCCCGGAAGACAAGGGCCGCCTGGTCACCGCCTTCCTTGACCAGTTCTTCCACCGCTACGTGCAGTACGATTTCACCGCCGATCTGGAGGAAAAGCTCGATCTCGTTTCGGCCGGCGAACTGAACTATAAAAAGCTGCTGGCCGATTTCTGGAAGGATTTCCACGCCGCCGCCGAGGGCATGACTGAACTGCGCACCACGCAGGTTCTGGATGCGCTGAATGAGAGCCTTGGGCCGCTCATCTTCCCCGATAAGGGCGATGGCTCCAATCCACGCGCCTGCCCGGTCTGCGGCAATGGCCAGCTAAGCTTGAAAACCTCGCGGTTCGGCGCCTTTATCGGTTGCTCCAACTATCCGGAATGCAAGTTCACCCGCCCCGTCGGTTCGCCTGACGCGGAAGGTGCTGAAAATGGCGCCTCCGGCGACCGCGAACTGGGTGTTGATCCCGAGACCGGCAAGACCGTGGCGCTCAAGATCGGCCGCTTCGGCCCCTATGTGCAGTTGGGTGAAGCCGGATCGAAAGAGGACAAGCCGCCGCGCTCCAGCCTGCCCAAGGCACGGCCGGCGGCCTCGATCGATCTCGAACGCGCGCTGAAACTGTTATCCCTGCCGCGCACCGTCGGCATCCATCCGGAAGACAAGACACCGATCAAGGCCGGCCTCGGCCGCTTCGGGCCCTTCGTGGAAACCGGCGGCACCTATGCCAACCTGTCAAGCTTCGATGAAATTTTCGAGGTGGGCCTCAATCGCGCCGTTGACCTGATCGCCGAAAAGCGTGCCGGCGGCGGCGGCAAGGGCCGTGGCGCGGCCGCGGCGCCGCTTAAAGAACTGGGCACCTTCGGCGAGGGCGGCGACAAGATCTCGGTCATGGCTGGCCGCTACGGCCCTTACATCAAGTGCGGCAAGGTCAATGCCACCCTGCCCAAGGATGTGACGCCGGAGACCGTGACTTTGGAACAGGCGATCGAACTGATCAACGCCAAGGGCGGCGCCTCGACCAAGGCCAAGAAGGCGCCGGCGAAGAAGGCGCCGGCCAAGAAACCAGCGACCAAAACCGCAACAGCAAAAAAGCCTGCTGCCAAAAAAGCGCCCACGAAAAAGAAGACGGCATAGAATCTCCTCCCTATCGCTTGCGATGGGGAAGTGGCAGCGCGAGGCTCGAAGAGCCGGTGCCGCTGACGAAGGGGCGCCCTTCCGTCAGCGATACCTTCCTACTTCGTAGGGAGGAAAGTCTAAATAACCTTGCGAAACGTGAGATTATAGCGATGCCCGCCAATCGGGTGATGCCCGGCCCTCAAGGTCAGCACCCCGTGAAACGCCTTACGCGCCGGGCCGCCCCAGACCACGACGTCACCGTGATGGAGCGTGATCTTTTCCACCGGATCGGACCGTTTCAGACCACCAAACTGGAAAGTCGCCGGCAGTCCCAATGAAACCGACACGATCGGCGCCGAATAGTCACCTTCATTGATATCCTGATGCAGGCCCATTTTCGCGCCCGGTTCATAGCGGTTGATCAGGCAGCCATCCGGCGTGAAATCAAAGCCGACTTCATACGCCGCCCGTTGCGCCAGCTCGAGAAAGACCTGCGGCAACGCCGGCCACGGCTGGCCGGTCAGCGGGTCTGCGCGATCATAACGATAGCCTTTTGTATCCGCCACCCAGCCGATGCCGGCATTGGTCATGGCCACCGACATCCGGCCACCGCCCGGCACCGTCATATGACGAAACGGCGCCTCGGCTACGATGGCGTCAATGGCGGCCACCAGGGCGACATCATCAGTCAGGGCAAAGCCGCGCAGGATCGCTACGCCTTCGCGCGCAAAGGATTCTCCGAAGAGATCAGGCTGCGTCATGAAAGATGATACCCAGCGTATGCCGCCGCCCCGACCTTATGCGCGAAACGCCGTGGCGCATGGCGACGCGATAACTGCCGCGCGTCCCCTCTACCGGTCTTTGCGATACCGCGAAAATCACCGCATCACCCTGCTGCAAAGGCACCACCGCCGGCACGGACTGCATACGTGGTCGCTGTTCGGTCAGGACAAATTCGCCGCCGGTGAAGTCCTCTTCGGGCCGCGACAAAAGGATAGCCACCTGCAAAGGGAAAACATGCTCGCCATAGAGATCCTGATGCAGGCAGTTATAATCGTCCGAGCCATATTGCAGCAAAAGCGGCGTCGGGCGCGTTTGCCCGGCGGCATGGCAGCGCTTGAGAAAATCGTCATGCGCGGCCGGAAAGCGCGTTTCCAGTCCCATGCGGTCCTGCCAGCGATTGGCAATCGGCACGAGTTGCGGATAAAGGCGCGCACGCAATTCCGCCACCTTGTCCGGCAGGGGATAGGCGAAATACTTGTACTCGCCGCGCCCGAAGCCGTGCCGCGCCATATGGACCTGGCTGCGGAACACAGGCTGCTCATAAAGCCCCGCCAGCGCCTGGCAGGCTTGCGGCGCAATCAGCCCCGGCAGGACGGCAAAGCCCCGCTCATCGAGATCGCGCCCGACGGTCTGCCATTCATCAAAAATCTGGTCCGGGAAGAGATCGGCTTCAAACATGCTTTACCACCTTTTGGCCCTCCTTCAGTAAAAGGGCGCGCTTGCGTTCCACGCCCCAGCGATAGCCGGACAGCGCGCCATCGGTTCGCACCACGCGATGACAGGGAATAGCGATGGCCAGCGCATTGGCGGCGCAGGCCCCGGCGACGGCGCGCACAGCGGACGGCGCGCCGATCATTTCCGCCACCTCGGCATAGGCGCGGGTTTCTCCGGCCGGTATGGCGCGCAGGGCCTGCCAGACGCGCTGCTGGAAGGCGGTGCCGCGAATATCGAGCGGCAGGTCCAGTGTCTGCCCCTGATCAACCAGACCGATCACCTGCGCCACGGTCTGCTCGAAGGCCGTATCAGCCCCGATCAGATTGGCGTTCGGGAAACGATCCTGAAGGTCGCGCGCCAAACCTTCCGGATCATCGCCAAGCGTAATGGCGCAAATGCCCTTGTCCGATTGCGCTACCAGGACCGCGCCCAGCGAACAGTCACCGACGGCAAAACGGATATCGCCCGCGCCACCGCTTTGGAAGGCTTTCGGCGTCATGCCGAGGATCGCGTCCGAGCGCTCGTAAAACCGGCTTGAGGAACCATAGCCCGCCTCATAAAGCGCCGCCGTTACCGCCTCTCCGGCGGACAGACCCTCGCGCACCTTTTTCGTCCGGTGCGCATCGGCATAGGCTTTCGGCGTCAGGCCGGTCACCGCCTTGAAGCGGCGGTG
This sequence is a window from Asticcacaulis sp.. Protein-coding genes within it:
- the dprA gene encoding DNA-processing protein DprA; amino-acid sequence: MGFDRIAAAADEAERIARLRLARTQRIGPVNFAQLMQRFGSAIRALEELPHVVRRTGGSLTPYPVAKLDEELARAEAAGARLIVLGDPDYPALLKQIDAAPPVLWTLGPLKPRKKAIGIVGARNASAAGQKIAQTLAHELAEAGFHVISGLARGVDTRAHEMSLKSGTVAVLGGGVDDIYPPDNRGLYEQIRAHGLLVSESPVGHRATASDFPRRNRIISGLSLGTIVVEAELRSGSLITARLAAEQNREVFAVPGSPLDPRCRGTNDLLRQGANLCEGAEDVIRVLETQMGFNAPEASASDSTLPEITFQPQNEDDIARVSRSLLDLVSETPVHRDDLLRLCGAQTWIGLAALSELEVAGRFTVSDGGFYSRS
- the topA gene encoding type I DNA topoisomerase; amino-acid sequence: MTVVIVESPAKAKTINKYLGKGFTVLASFGHIRDLPSKDGSVKPDDDFAMTWEVDPKSSKRLNDIADAIKTSDRVILATDPDREGEAISWHVLEVLNKKKGLMKDKQVQRVTFNAITQSAVQTAMAAPRDIDMELVDAYLARRALDYLVGFTLSPVLWRKLPGARSAGRVQSVALKIVVDREIEIEKFKTEEYWTVDAEVSANSPPFNAKLFTYNGKRLGKFDLPNETAAFAARDLVKRSQFTITEVDQKPGKKSPPPPFTTSTLQQEAARKLGFSASRTMQTAQKLYEGVDIGGETVGLITYMRTDGVYVEPGAINEMRKVIGERYGAPYVPESPRLYKAKAKNAQEAHEAIRPTSAFRRPETLRLEGDQARLYELIWKRTLASQMEQARVENTTINLFTADKQTSLRATGQVVTFDGFMAVYEEGKDDSDDDEGGRLPAVQAGTIADVHTSKADQHFTEPPPRYSEATLVKKLEELGIGRPSTYASILTVLRDRAYVRMDKNRFIPEDKGRLVTAFLDQFFHRYVQYDFTADLEEKLDLVSAGELNYKKLLADFWKDFHAAAEGMTELRTTQVLDALNESLGPLIFPDKGDGSNPRACPVCGNGQLSLKTSRFGAFIGCSNYPECKFTRPVGSPDAEGAENGASGDRELGVDPETGKTVALKIGRFGPYVQLGEAGSKEDKPPRSSLPKARPAASIDLERALKLLSLPRTVGIHPEDKTPIKAGLGRFGPFVETGGTYANLSSFDEIFEVGLNRAVDLIAEKRAGGGGKGRGAAAAPLKELGTFGEGGDKISVMAGRYGPYIKCGKVNATLPKDVTPETVTLEQAIELINAKGGASTKAKKAPAKKAPAKKPATKTATAKKPAAKKAPTKKKTA
- the alkB gene encoding DNA oxidative demethylase AlkB produces the protein MTQPDLFGESFAREGVAILRGFALTDDVALVAAIDAIVAEAPFRHMTVPGGGRMSVAMTNAGIGWVADTKGYRYDRADPLTGQPWPALPQVFLELAQRAAYEVGFDFTPDGCLINRYEPGAKMGLHQDINEGDYSAPIVSVSLGLPATFQFGGLKRSDPVEKITLHHGDVVVWGGPARKAFHGVLTLRAGHHPIGGHRYNLTFRKVI
- a CDS encoding 2OG-Fe(II) oxygenase, whose protein sequence is MFEADLFPDQIFDEWQTVGRDLDERGFAVLPGLIAPQACQALAGLYEQPVFRSQVHMARHGFGRGEYKYFAYPLPDKVAELRARLYPQLVPIANRWQDRMGLETRFPAAHDDFLKRCHAAGQTRPTPLLLQYGSDDYNCLHQDLYGEHVFPLQVAILLSRPEEDFTGGEFVLTEQRPRMQSVPAVVPLQQGDAVIFAVSQRPVEGTRGSYRVAMRHGVSRIRSGRRHTLGIIFHDAA
- the ada gene encoding bifunctional DNA-binding transcriptional regulator/O6-methylguanine-DNA methyltransferase Ada gives rise to the protein MPDTATSVTLDPRWETLTRREAGDFVYSVKTTGVYCRPDCASRLPRPENIGFYATCEAAEAAGFRACKRCRPRGQSEQAKQAEMIADICRFIEGAEEVPSLADMAGRAGLSPHHFHRRFKAVTGLTPKAYADAHRTKKVREGLSAGEAVTAALYEAGYGSSSRFYERSDAILGMTPKAFQSGGAGDIRFAVGDCSLGAVLVAQSDKGICAITLGDDPEGLARDLQDRFPNANLIGADTAFEQTVAQVIGLVDQGQTLDLPLDIRGTAFQQRVWQALRAIPAGETRAYAEVAEMIGAPSAVRAVAGACAANALAIAIPCHRVVRTDGALSGYRWGVERKRALLLKEGQKVVKHV